One Thiocapsa sp. genomic window, ATCCGTCGTCCACAGCTGCGGCTCGGGCGTGAATGCCTGCCACAACCTCTTTATGAAACGCGGCCCCGTCCAAGACCAGGACAGGCACCGACTTGACTCCGAATGCCTCCGCCTCTTCCAGGCGCGAACGATCGTCGCCGAGATGGACGACCTCGACCTCATACCTCGCAGGGTCGATGGCACTGGCGAGATGTTGCTCGGCCGCGATGCACACGGGGCAACCGGCTGCAAGTGGTCGATCTCGGTCCTGCAAGCCATCGGCGCGGGCATCGCACGGCCCGGAGCACTGGAACACCATATCGACGGCATCTCCACCAAGGTCCTTTCAGAACGGCTGCGCAAGCTGACCCACTCCGAGCTGCTGTCCAAGCAGGTTTTCGCCGAGTCGCCGCCACGGACGGAATACAGACTCACCGAGAAGGGTCGGAAGCTCGTGAGCATCATCGATCAGATCAGGACGTTGGACGAGGAACCGGGGGAAACGGATCAGGGGGATCTGCCGGGTCGCCAGACGTCGATCCTGCGACTCCAAGCTGTCCTGACAACCGACGATCCTGGCGTATCGAGGGACGAAGATACCGCAACGACCAATCACAGATCACCGCTCCGATGGCTCGGCACCGGCGAGCGCGAACCGGCGCAACGCGCGAGTGACGGTCGAGCCGTGCACGCCGAAATGCTCGGCGCGCCATCGCCTCGCGCGGCGTCGCGGATCGATCGCCGATGGAGGCAGCTTAAACCGAAAAGGGCGGATCACCGGACCTGACCCCTGGAGCGAGCTAGCTTTTTCAGTCGTCGGAGGAAGTGTCACGAAGGCTTCACGCCCAAGTGAGAGGATGCCGCGGACCCGACGTCTTGACGACCGTCGGTCAACACTGCGTCCAGGTTCCGGCACGTTCCCAACCTAGGCGAGGCTATCAACACTGACAAGGAGCCCGAACTATGCGTCCCTA contains:
- a CDS encoding winged helix-turn-helix transcriptional regulator, which codes for MRRAIFRGAADADLDAHLLRWIGHDRVALLDGGLQAWLAAGGALTREVPRHEPGELIARPVDTRWITTEALAADLTTGRLTLIDARAPERFRGDQEPIDPVAGHIPGAINLPLTDNLGADGRFHCAERLRERFTRAIGQTPASSVVHSCGSGVNACHNLFMKRGPVQDQDRHRLDSECLRLFQARTIVAEMDDLDLIPRRVDGTGEMLLGRDAHGATGCKWSISVLQAIGAGIARPGALEHHIDGISTKVLSERLRKLTHSELLSKQVFAESPPRTEYRLTEKGRKLVSIIDQIRTLDEEPGETDQGDLPGRQTSILRLQAVLTTDDPGVSRDEDTATTNHRSPLRWLGTGEREPAQRASDGRAVHAEMLGAPSPRAASRIDRRWRQLKPKRADHRT